One window of Burkholderia thailandensis E264 genomic DNA carries:
- a CDS encoding RNA polymerase factor sigma-54 — protein MKASLQLRLSQHLALTPQLQQSIRLLQLSTLELQQEVATAIAQNPLLENDDDWIASPLRVAADGSVIAQTPASSSPEPMSGASNGTTATNERTERDETAGVDEYDGYSADGGDASQWNLDDFGRSPAASDDDDLPPMQIHETSTSLRDHLMAQLRVTQASPRDRALVTFLIESLDDDGYLSASLDEVLADLPAELEVDVDELNAALALVHSFDPAGVGARSASECLKLQLLRLDPSPTRTLALDIVSQHLELLAARDFTRLRKQLKATDDELRDAHALIRSLEPFPGAAYGKAEADYVVPDIIVKKAGQSWQAELNPEVVPKLRINHLYANILRNSRGDPSAGSLKQQLQEARWLIKNIQQRFETILRVAQAIVERQKNFFAHGEIAMRPLVLREIADTLGLHESTVSRVTTGKYMLTPFGTLEFKYFFGSHVSTDTGGAASSTAIRALIKQLIGAEDPKSPLSDSRIAELLAEQGFVVARRTVAKYREALKIPAVNLRKSL, from the coding sequence ATGAAAGCCAGTCTCCAACTTCGCCTGTCGCAGCATCTCGCGCTCACGCCCCAGCTTCAGCAATCGATCCGGCTGCTGCAGTTGTCGACGCTCGAACTGCAGCAGGAAGTCGCAACGGCGATCGCGCAGAACCCGCTGCTCGAGAACGACGACGACTGGATCGCGAGCCCCCTGCGCGTCGCGGCCGACGGCTCGGTGATCGCGCAGACGCCCGCGTCGTCCTCGCCCGAGCCGATGTCCGGCGCGTCGAACGGCACGACTGCGACGAATGAGCGCACCGAGCGCGACGAAACCGCCGGCGTCGACGAATACGACGGCTATTCGGCCGACGGCGGCGACGCGAGCCAGTGGAATCTCGACGACTTCGGCCGCTCCCCCGCCGCATCCGACGACGACGATCTGCCGCCGATGCAGATCCACGAAACCTCGACGTCGCTGCGCGATCATCTGATGGCGCAGTTGCGCGTCACGCAGGCGAGCCCGCGCGATCGCGCGCTCGTCACGTTCCTGATCGAATCGCTCGACGACGACGGCTACCTGAGCGCGTCGCTCGACGAAGTGCTCGCCGATCTGCCGGCGGAGCTCGAAGTCGACGTCGACGAACTGAACGCGGCGCTCGCGCTCGTGCACAGCTTCGATCCGGCGGGCGTCGGCGCGCGGTCCGCGTCCGAATGCCTGAAGCTGCAGTTGCTGCGGCTGGATCCGTCCCCGACGCGCACGCTCGCGCTCGATATCGTGTCGCAGCATCTCGAACTGCTTGCCGCGCGCGATTTCACGCGCCTGCGCAAGCAACTGAAGGCGACCGACGACGAGCTGCGCGACGCGCACGCGCTGATCCGCTCGCTCGAGCCGTTTCCCGGCGCGGCGTACGGCAAGGCCGAAGCCGATTACGTGGTGCCCGACATCATCGTGAAGAAGGCCGGCCAGAGCTGGCAGGCGGAACTCAATCCGGAAGTGGTGCCGAAGCTGCGTATCAACCATCTTTACGCGAACATCCTGCGCAACAGCCGGGGCGATCCGAGCGCGGGATCGCTGAAGCAGCAGCTTCAGGAAGCGCGCTGGCTGATCAAGAATATTCAGCAGCGGTTCGAGACGATCCTGCGGGTCGCGCAGGCGATTGTCGAACGTCAGAAGAATTTCTTCGCGCACGGCGAAATTGCGATGCGCCCCTTGGTTTTGCGGGAAATAGCTGATACGCTGGGCCTACACGAGTCGACTGTCTCCCGTGTGACAACCGGCAAGTACATGCTGACTCCGTTCGGCACACTTGAATTTAAGTACTTCTTCGGGTCGCACGTATCGACAGACACCGGAGGTGCCGCGTCGTCGACAGCGATCCGCGCCCTCATCAAACAACTGATAGGAGCCGAAGACCCCAAATCCCCTCTTTCGGACAGTCGCATAGCCGAGCTGCTAGCGGAACAAGGGTTCGTGGTCGCGCGCCGCACGGTTGCCAAATATCGCGAAGCCCTCAAGATCCCGGCGGTGAATCTGCGCAAGTCTCTGTAG
- the lptB gene encoding LPS export ABC transporter ATP-binding protein produces MNALPNRQPAGTSSSLVVRNLKKRYGSRTVVKDVSLDVKSGEVVGLLGPNGAGKTTSFYMIVGLVPLDAGDISLNGSPISLMPIHKRASLGLSYLPQEASVFRKLTVEQNVRAVLELQHDDNGKRLAKSEIGARTEALLEELQIAHLRENPALSLSGGERRRVEIARALASNPSFILLDEPFAGVDPIAVLEIQKIVKFLKQRNIGVLITDHNVRETLGICDHAYIISDGSVLASGAPKEIIENESVRRVYLGEHFRM; encoded by the coding sequence GTGAACGCGCTCCCCAATCGCCAACCGGCCGGCACGTCGAGCTCGCTCGTCGTGCGCAACCTGAAGAAGCGCTATGGCTCGCGCACCGTCGTCAAGGACGTGTCGCTCGACGTGAAAAGCGGCGAGGTCGTCGGCCTGCTCGGTCCGAACGGCGCGGGCAAGACGACGTCGTTCTACATGATCGTCGGCCTCGTGCCGCTCGACGCGGGCGACATCTCGCTGAACGGCAGCCCGATCAGCCTGATGCCGATCCACAAGCGCGCGTCGCTCGGCCTGTCGTACCTGCCGCAGGAAGCGTCGGTGTTCCGCAAGCTGACCGTCGAGCAGAATGTGCGCGCGGTGCTCGAGCTGCAGCACGACGACAACGGCAAGCGGCTGGCGAAGAGCGAGATCGGCGCGCGCACGGAGGCGCTCCTCGAGGAGCTGCAGATCGCGCACCTGCGCGAGAACCCGGCGCTGTCGCTGTCGGGCGGCGAACGCCGCCGCGTCGAGATCGCGCGCGCGCTCGCGAGCAACCCGAGCTTCATCCTGCTCGACGAGCCGTTCGCGGGCGTCGATCCGATCGCGGTGCTCGAAATCCAGAAGATCGTGAAATTCCTGAAGCAGCGCAACATCGGCGTGCTGATCACCGATCACAACGTGCGCGAGACGCTCGGCATCTGCGATCACGCTTACATCATCAGCGACGGCTCGGTGCTCGCATCCGGCGCGCCGAAGGAAATCATCGAAAACGAAAGCGTGCGGCGCGTCTACCTCGGCGAGCACTTCCGCATGTAG
- the lptA gene encoding lipopolysaccharide transport periplasmic protein LptA codes for MNESFPCLFPSGARRAVRAMVAAALVAAPLAGVAPAAHAEKADRDKPINVEADNLTYDDLKQVTVATGNVVITKGTILIKGDRVEVRQDPQGYQYATATASGKKHASFRQKREGLDEYIDGDAERIDYDGKQDLTTLTTNATVRRLQGQSTVADTVHGSVITYDGQRDFYTARGGKDVAGPGNPGGRVRAMLTPKNGGPAPLSGSPAQLAPSNNIQGAPNP; via the coding sequence ATGAACGAATCGTTCCCCTGTTTATTTCCGAGCGGCGCACGCCGCGCCGTGCGCGCGATGGTCGCGGCGGCGCTCGTCGCGGCGCCGCTCGCGGGCGTCGCGCCCGCAGCTCACGCCGAAAAGGCCGATCGCGACAAGCCGATCAACGTCGAGGCGGACAACCTGACCTATGACGACCTGAAGCAGGTCACGGTCGCGACGGGCAACGTCGTCATCACGAAGGGCACGATCCTGATCAAGGGCGATCGCGTCGAAGTGCGCCAGGACCCGCAGGGCTACCAGTACGCGACGGCGACGGCCTCCGGCAAGAAACACGCGTCGTTCCGCCAGAAGCGCGAAGGCCTCGACGAATACATCGACGGCGATGCCGAGCGCATCGACTACGACGGCAAGCAGGATCTGACCACCCTCACGACGAACGCGACGGTGCGCCGCCTGCAGGGCCAGTCGACCGTGGCCGACACGGTCCACGGCAGCGTGATCACGTACGACGGCCAGCGCGACTTCTACACGGCGCGCGGCGGCAAGGACGTCGCCGGCCCGGGCAATCCGGGCGGCCGCGTGCGCGCGATGCTCACGCCGAAGAACGGCGGCCCGGCGCCGCTGTCCGGCAGCCCCGCGCAGCTCGCGCCGTCGAACAACATTCAGGGAGCCCCGAACCCGTGA
- the lptC gene encoding LPS export ABC transporter periplasmic protein LptC: MDGKFRLTSMIPLAAMAALAGGTYWLLQATLPPPGEALVRPKSHTPDYFADNFSVTELDQTGSTQYRLTAAGLVHYEDDETSDLTQPALRAFQPGKPTVTATAKRGTVNGDVSIVDLYDDARILRAAGAGDPPMQADSQHFRVLVNDDVIETEKPVKLQRGLSIANAAAGMKYNNVTRVIELYGNVRGTIAASDTSGGAAGQPK, from the coding sequence ATGGACGGCAAATTCCGGTTGACCTCGATGATCCCGCTCGCCGCGATGGCGGCGCTCGCGGGCGGCACGTACTGGCTGCTGCAGGCGACGCTGCCGCCGCCCGGCGAGGCGCTCGTGCGGCCGAAATCGCACACGCCCGACTACTTCGCGGACAATTTCTCCGTCACCGAGCTCGACCAGACGGGCTCGACCCAGTACCGGCTGACGGCCGCGGGCCTCGTCCACTACGAGGATGACGAGACGAGCGATCTGACGCAGCCGGCGCTGCGCGCCTTCCAGCCCGGCAAGCCGACCGTGACGGCCACCGCGAAACGCGGCACCGTGAACGGCGACGTGTCGATCGTCGATTTGTATGACGATGCGCGGATCCTGCGCGCGGCGGGCGCGGGCGACCCGCCGATGCAGGCGGATTCCCAGCATTTCCGGGTGCTGGTCAATGACGATGTGATCGAGACCGAAAAGCCGGTTAAACTTCAGCGCGGCCTGTCGATCGCGAACGCCGCCGCCGGGATGAAGTACAACAACGTCACCCGGGTCATCGAACTTTACGGCAACGTGCGCGGCACGATCGCCGCTTCCGACACGTCCGGCGGCGCTGCTGGCCAACCCAAGTAA
- a CDS encoding KdsC family phosphatase, protein MSASPVTAAERASRVKLMIFDVDGVLTDGGLHFTAAGDAMKSFNTLDGHGVKLLGEAGIATAIITGRRSEAVAARAKEMRVAHLHQGAENKLAVFGELLRTLGLEPGECGYMGDDWPDLAVMLRCGFAAAPANAHPDVIARAHWVAEARGGQGAVREVCDAILRAQRRYDALLAAACGA, encoded by the coding sequence ATGTCCGCGTCCCCTGTCACGGCGGCCGAGCGCGCGAGCCGCGTAAAGCTGATGATTTTCGACGTCGACGGCGTGCTGACCGACGGCGGCCTCCATTTCACCGCGGCGGGCGACGCGATGAAGTCGTTCAACACGCTCGACGGCCACGGCGTGAAGCTCCTCGGCGAAGCGGGCATCGCGACCGCGATCATCACCGGCCGCCGCTCGGAAGCGGTCGCCGCGCGCGCGAAGGAAATGCGCGTCGCGCACCTGCACCAGGGCGCCGAGAACAAGCTCGCCGTGTTCGGCGAGCTGCTGCGCACGCTCGGCCTCGAGCCCGGCGAGTGCGGCTACATGGGCGACGACTGGCCCGATCTCGCGGTGATGCTGCGTTGCGGCTTCGCGGCCGCGCCGGCGAACGCGCATCCGGACGTGATCGCGCGCGCGCACTGGGTCGCCGAGGCCCGCGGCGGCCAGGGCGCGGTGCGCGAAGTGTGCGACGCGATCCTGCGCGCGCAGCGCCGCTACGACGCGCTGCTCGCGGCCGCCTGCGGAGCCTGA
- the kdsD gene encoding arabinose 5-phosphate isomerase KdsD, translated as MIAKINDDRALALARDVLDIEASAVRALADQLDGEFVAAVGLLLECRGRVVVSGIGKSGHIARKIAATLASTGTPAFFVHPAEASHGDLGMVTKDDVFVAISNSGESEELVAILPLIKRLGAKLIAMTGRPASSLATLSDVHLNAGVAKEACPLNLAPTASTTAALALGDALAVAVLDARGFGSDDFARSHPGGALGRRLLTYVRDVMRTGDEVPAVPLGATLSDALFQITAKRMGMTAVVDDAGRVAGIFTDGDLRRVLERDGDFRRLPIVDVMTRNPRTIAPDHLAVEAVELMERHRINQMLVVDEHGALIGALNMHDLFSKKVI; from the coding sequence ATGATAGCGAAAATCAATGATGATCGGGCGCTCGCGCTCGCCCGCGACGTGCTCGACATCGAGGCGAGTGCCGTGCGCGCGCTCGCCGACCAGCTCGACGGCGAGTTCGTCGCCGCGGTCGGGCTGCTCTTGGAGTGCCGCGGACGCGTCGTCGTGTCCGGCATCGGCAAATCGGGGCACATCGCCCGCAAGATCGCCGCGACGCTCGCCAGCACCGGCACCCCCGCGTTTTTCGTTCATCCGGCCGAAGCCAGCCACGGCGACCTCGGCATGGTCACGAAGGACGACGTGTTCGTCGCGATCTCGAACTCCGGCGAATCGGAAGAGCTCGTCGCGATCCTGCCGCTCATCAAGCGGCTCGGCGCGAAGCTGATCGCGATGACGGGCCGCCCGGCGTCGAGCCTCGCGACGCTGTCCGACGTCCATCTGAACGCGGGCGTCGCGAAGGAAGCCTGCCCGCTGAACCTCGCGCCGACGGCGAGCACGACGGCCGCGCTCGCGCTCGGCGACGCGCTCGCCGTCGCGGTGCTCGACGCGCGCGGCTTCGGCTCCGACGATTTCGCGCGCTCGCACCCCGGCGGCGCGCTCGGCCGGCGCCTGCTCACGTACGTGCGCGACGTGATGCGCACGGGCGACGAAGTGCCCGCCGTGCCGCTCGGCGCGACGCTCTCCGACGCCCTCTTCCAGATCACAGCGAAGCGCATGGGCATGACGGCCGTCGTCGACGACGCGGGCCGCGTGGCCGGCATCTTCACCGACGGCGACCTGCGCCGCGTGCTCGAGCGCGACGGCGATTTCCGCCGGCTGCCGATCGTCGACGTGATGACGCGCAATCCGCGCACGATCGCGCCGGATCATCTCGCCGTCGAGGCGGTGGAACTGATGGAGCGCCACCGGATCAACCAGATGCTCGTCGTCGACGAGCATGGCGCGCTGATCGGCGCGCTCAACATGCACGATCTGTTCTCGAAGAAGGTGATTTGA
- a CDS encoding monovalent cation:proton antiporter family protein: MISPLEMTLLLLLASVAGVVVFRSLNLPPMLGYLTVGIVVGPHALGFAADLERAEHLAEFGVVFLMFSIGLEFSLSKLRAMRRLVFGLGLAQVLGTIAIALVLGALFERWMHITWEGSVALGGALAMSSTAIVSKMLAERLEIETEHGRNIFGVLLFQDLAVVPLLIVIAAFGGESSRDLALSLGFAAVKIVVALALLLIVGQRFMTRWLNVVARRRSQELFVLNLLLVTLGAAFITDRFGLSLALGAFIAGMLISETPYRHQVEEDIKPFRDVLLGLFFVTTGMLLDPSVIWRHPFLVLAFFVGQVLLKSVMITGLARAFGATPGVAMRTGLGLAQAGEFGFVLLNLILDRHLVDATLLQSILASMLLSMLAAPFLIQNADRIVMRLSAAEWMQQSLQMTRIATQSIKQKGHVIVCGYGRAGQNLARMLEQEGIAYVALDLDPDRVTAAAAAGESVVFGDAARRESLLAAGIHRAAAVAVTYANTPSALRVLHNVHELEPTLPAIVRTVDDADLEKLLAAGATEVIPEIVEGSLMLASHTLVLMGVPMRRVVRRVEEMRDERYSLLRGYFRGADDADDDDHEQVRLQSVPVDARADAVGRSLAELGLFALGIEVTAIRRHGIRGVEPDPETKLRASDIVVLRGLPEALAEAEERLSRHRREGGSTAAA, from the coding sequence GTGATTTCCCCGCTCGAAATGACGCTTCTGCTGCTGCTTGCCTCGGTGGCGGGCGTCGTCGTGTTCCGTTCGCTGAACCTGCCGCCGATGCTCGGCTATCTGACGGTCGGCATCGTGGTCGGCCCGCATGCGCTCGGCTTTGCCGCCGACCTGGAGCGCGCCGAGCATCTCGCCGAGTTCGGCGTCGTGTTCCTGATGTTCTCGATCGGCCTCGAGTTCTCGCTGTCGAAGCTGCGCGCGATGCGCCGGCTCGTGTTCGGGCTCGGGCTCGCGCAGGTGCTCGGCACGATCGCGATCGCGCTCGTGCTGGGCGCGCTCTTCGAGCGCTGGATGCACATCACGTGGGAAGGCAGCGTCGCGCTCGGCGGCGCGCTCGCGATGTCGTCCACCGCGATCGTCTCGAAGATGCTCGCCGAGCGGCTCGAGATCGAGACCGAGCACGGCCGCAACATCTTCGGCGTGCTGCTGTTCCAGGATCTTGCCGTCGTGCCGCTGCTCATCGTGATCGCCGCGTTCGGCGGCGAATCGTCGAGGGATCTCGCGTTGTCGCTCGGGTTCGCGGCCGTGAAGATCGTCGTCGCGCTCGCGCTGCTCCTGATCGTCGGCCAGCGTTTCATGACGCGCTGGCTGAACGTCGTCGCGCGGCGGCGCTCGCAGGAGCTGTTCGTGCTGAACCTGCTGCTCGTCACGCTCGGCGCCGCGTTCATCACCGACCGCTTCGGCCTGTCGCTCGCGCTCGGCGCGTTCATCGCCGGGATGCTGATCTCCGAGACGCCGTACCGGCATCAGGTGGAGGAGGACATCAAGCCGTTTCGCGACGTGCTGCTCGGCCTGTTCTTCGTGACGACCGGCATGCTGCTCGATCCGAGCGTGATCTGGCGGCATCCGTTTCTCGTGCTCGCGTTCTTCGTCGGCCAGGTGCTGCTCAAGAGCGTGATGATCACGGGCCTCGCGCGCGCGTTCGGCGCGACGCCCGGCGTCGCGATGCGCACGGGGCTCGGGCTCGCGCAGGCGGGCGAATTCGGCTTCGTGCTGCTGAACCTGATTCTCGACCGGCATCTCGTCGACGCGACGCTGTTGCAGTCGATCCTCGCGTCGATGCTGCTGTCGATGCTCGCCGCGCCGTTCCTGATCCAGAACGCGGACCGGATCGTGATGCGGCTGTCCGCCGCGGAATGGATGCAGCAGTCGCTGCAGATGACGCGGATCGCGACGCAGAGCATCAAGCAGAAGGGCCACGTGATCGTCTGCGGCTACGGCCGCGCCGGGCAGAACCTCGCGCGGATGCTCGAGCAGGAGGGGATCGCGTACGTCGCGCTCGACCTCGACCCGGACCGCGTGACGGCCGCCGCCGCGGCGGGCGAATCGGTCGTGTTCGGCGACGCCGCGCGCCGCGAATCGCTGCTCGCGGCGGGCATCCATCGCGCGGCGGCCGTGGCCGTCACGTACGCGAACACGCCGTCCGCGCTGCGCGTGCTGCACAACGTGCACGAGCTCGAGCCGACGCTGCCCGCGATCGTGCGCACAGTCGACGACGCCGATCTCGAGAAGCTGCTCGCCGCGGGCGCGACCGAAGTGATTCCGGAGATCGTCGAAGGCAGCCTGATGCTCGCGTCGCACACGCTCGTGCTGATGGGGGTGCCGATGCGGCGCGTCGTGCGGCGCGTCGAGGAAATGCGCGACGAGCGCTACAGCCTGCTGCGCGGCTACTTCCGCGGCGCCGACGACGCGGACGACGACGACCACGAGCAGGTGCGGCTACAATCGGTGCCCGTCGACGCGCGCGCGGACGCGGTCGGCCGCTCGCTCGCCGAGCTGGGGCTTTTCGCCCTTGGCATCGAGGTGACGGCGATTCGCCGGCACGGGATTCGCGGCGTCGAACCCGACCCCGAGACGAAGCTGCGCGCGAGCGACATCGTCGTGCTGCGCGGGCTGCCCGAGGCGCTCGCGGAAGCGGAGGAGCGGCTGTCGCGGCATCGCCGCGAAGGCGGATCGACCGCGGCGGCGTGA
- a CDS encoding adenine phosphoribosyltransferase — MMSTSSDAQLDPVEFIHSRIRTVPNWPQPGVMFRDITPLLQSAKAMRVLVDLFVERYVDAKLDYIAGLDARGFIIAPIVAYELSVGFVPIRKVGKLPYKTQRESYALEYGTATVEIHEDACKPGDRVVIVDDLIATGGTMMAGKNLLDRLGAVVVEGAAIVDLPDLGGSALLRGAGLSLYTVTEFAGH, encoded by the coding sequence ATGATGTCCACATCGTCGGACGCGCAGCTCGATCCCGTCGAGTTCATTCACAGCCGCATCCGCACGGTGCCGAACTGGCCGCAGCCGGGCGTGATGTTCCGCGACATCACGCCGCTCCTGCAAAGCGCGAAGGCGATGCGCGTGCTCGTCGACCTGTTCGTCGAGCGCTATGTCGACGCGAAGCTCGACTACATCGCGGGCCTCGACGCGCGCGGCTTCATCATCGCGCCCATCGTCGCGTACGAGCTGTCCGTCGGCTTCGTGCCGATCCGCAAGGTCGGCAAGCTGCCGTACAAGACGCAGCGCGAATCGTACGCGCTCGAATACGGCACCGCGACCGTCGAGATCCACGAAGACGCGTGCAAGCCGGGCGACCGTGTGGTGATCGTCGACGACCTGATCGCGACGGGCGGCACGATGATGGCGGGCAAGAACCTGCTCGATCGGCTGGGCGCCGTCGTCGTGGAAGGCGCGGCGATCGTCGATTTGCCGGATCTCGGCGGCTCGGCGCTGCTGCGCGGGGCCGGCCTGTCGCTCTATACGGTCACCGAATTCGCCGGACACTGA
- a CDS encoding LysE family translocator → MPNFMLFLATSIAITVAPGPDNLQVLARGISQGRAAGIVAALGFASGVLFHTTLAAFGVAALLRSSPVAFHLLKLAGGAYLIWIGIKALRSKGLATAHERAPQPLSTIFRQSVIGNLLNPKVTLFFVVFLPQFVDPHGAQPVALQMLELGALFMAQTALVFSVFGVGAGAIGVWLKRRPRAGVWLDRLAGATFVALGLRVALKD, encoded by the coding sequence ATGCCGAACTTCATGCTGTTTCTCGCGACGTCGATCGCGATCACCGTCGCGCCCGGCCCCGACAACCTGCAGGTGCTCGCGCGCGGCATCTCGCAAGGCCGCGCGGCGGGCATCGTCGCGGCGCTCGGCTTCGCGTCGGGCGTGCTGTTCCATACGACGCTCGCCGCGTTCGGCGTGGCCGCGCTGCTGCGCTCGTCGCCCGTCGCGTTCCATCTGCTCAAGCTCGCGGGCGGCGCGTATCTGATCTGGATCGGCATCAAGGCGCTGCGCAGCAAGGGCCTCGCGACCGCGCACGAGCGCGCGCCGCAGCCGCTGTCGACGATCTTCCGCCAGAGCGTGATCGGCAATCTGCTCAATCCGAAGGTGACGCTGTTCTTCGTCGTGTTCCTGCCGCAGTTCGTCGATCCGCACGGCGCGCAGCCCGTCGCGCTGCAGATGCTCGAACTGGGCGCGCTCTTCATGGCGCAGACGGCCCTGGTGTTCTCGGTGTTCGGCGTCGGCGCGGGCGCGATCGGCGTGTGGCTCAAGCGCCGGCCGCGCGCCGGCGTGTGGCTCGACCGCCTCGCGGGCGCGACGTTCGTCGCGCTCGGCCTGCGCGTCGCGCTGAAGGACTGA
- a CDS encoding NUDIX hydrolase — protein MTFACIAAARRFEPAAHVPFWIAGRQVGWLRRGDVARLARWPDVFEFPAGRVELAARYDSVDARSMALASPIGALAAEGAIVGWRDEIYAIRNRFDDPPLAYIERAASRFFGTMTYAVHLNGVVEYAPAAPLAMWLGRRSATKATDPGMLDNVVAGGIGWGLGIEDTIAKECWEEAGIPAELAARAIPGRVAHVLCSLPEGTQAEQIFVYDLPLPRDFAPHNQDGEVAEHLLAGVDEIVAWLRAGEATVDASLAMLDSLLRHRAISPDDARGIDALFVPPPLG, from the coding sequence ATGACGTTTGCGTGCATCGCCGCCGCGCGGCGCTTCGAACCGGCCGCGCACGTGCCGTTCTGGATCGCGGGCCGGCAGGTGGGCTGGCTGCGCCGCGGCGACGTCGCGCGCCTCGCGCGCTGGCCCGACGTGTTCGAGTTTCCGGCGGGGCGCGTCGAGCTCGCCGCGCGCTACGACAGCGTCGATGCGCGCAGCATGGCGCTCGCGAGCCCGATCGGCGCGCTCGCGGCCGAAGGCGCGATCGTCGGCTGGCGCGACGAGATCTACGCGATCCGCAACCGCTTCGACGACCCGCCGCTCGCGTACATCGAGCGGGCCGCGTCGCGCTTCTTCGGTACGATGACGTACGCGGTGCATCTGAACGGCGTCGTAGAATATGCGCCTGCGGCGCCGCTCGCGATGTGGCTCGGCCGCCGCAGCGCGACGAAGGCTACCGATCCGGGCATGCTCGACAACGTCGTCGCGGGCGGTATCGGTTGGGGGCTCGGAATCGAGGACACGATCGCGAAGGAATGCTGGGAAGAAGCGGGCATTCCGGCCGAGCTCGCCGCGCGCGCGATTCCCGGCCGCGTCGCGCACGTGCTGTGCTCGTTGCCGGAAGGCACGCAGGCCGAGCAGATCTTCGTCTACGATCTGCCGCTGCCGCGCGATTTCGCGCCACACAATCAGGACGGCGAAGTCGCCGAGCACCTGCTCGCCGGCGTCGACGAGATCGTCGCATGGCTGCGCGCGGGCGAAGCCACCGTCGACGCGAGTCTCGCGATGCTCGACAGCCTGTTGCGCCACCGCGCGATTTCGCCCGACGACGCGCGGGGAATCGACGCGCTGTTCGTGCCGCCGCCGCTTGGCTGA
- the purU gene encoding formyltetrahydrofolate deformylase codes for MSADHSFILKLSCPDRRGIVHAVSGFLLERGSNILDSAQFGDSRTGEFFMRVHFEQAGAADAAAALDGLRAEFAPLAEQFAMRWELHDASVKPRVVILVSKIGHCLNDLLFRYRTGQLPIEIPAIVSNHKDFYQLAASYDIPFHHFPLAAGASADAKAAQEARVLEVIDEHAADLVVLARYMQILSPNMCERLAGRAINIHHSFLPSFKGAKPYYQAFDRGVKLIGATAHYVTTDLDEGPIIEQEVERVDHSMTPDELTAVGRDVECVTLARAVKWHVEHRIVLNGTKTVVFR; via the coding sequence ATGTCGGCCGATCACAGCTTTATCCTGAAACTGTCGTGCCCGGACCGGCGCGGCATCGTTCACGCGGTCTCCGGCTTTTTGCTAGAGCGCGGCAGCAACATCCTCGATTCGGCGCAGTTCGGCGACAGCCGCACCGGCGAATTCTTCATGCGCGTGCATTTCGAGCAGGCGGGCGCCGCCGATGCCGCGGCCGCGCTCGACGGCCTGCGCGCGGAGTTCGCGCCGCTCGCCGAGCAGTTCGCGATGCGCTGGGAACTGCACGACGCGTCGGTGAAGCCGCGCGTCGTGATCCTCGTGTCGAAGATCGGCCATTGCCTGAACGACCTGCTGTTCCGCTACCGCACGGGCCAGTTGCCGATCGAGATCCCGGCGATCGTGTCGAATCACAAGGACTTCTATCAGCTCGCCGCGAGCTACGACATTCCGTTCCACCACTTCCCGCTCGCCGCGGGCGCGTCGGCCGACGCGAAGGCCGCGCAGGAAGCGCGCGTGCTCGAGGTGATCGACGAGCATGCGGCCGATCTCGTCGTGCTCGCGCGCTACATGCAGATCCTGTCGCCGAACATGTGCGAGCGGCTCGCGGGGCGCGCGATCAACATCCATCACTCGTTCCTGCCGAGCTTCAAGGGTGCGAAGCCGTACTATCAGGCGTTCGACCGCGGCGTGAAGCTGATCGGCGCGACCGCGCACTATGTGACGACCGACCTCGACGAAGGCCCGATCATCGAGCAGGAAGTCGAGCGCGTCGATCACAGCATGACGCCGGACGAGCTGACGGCCGTGGGCCGCGATGTCGAATGCGTGACGCTCGCGCGTGCGGTCAAGTGGCACGTCGAGCACAGGATCGTGCTGAACGGCACGAAGACGGTGGTGTTTCGCTAA